A stretch of the Sphingobacterium thalpophilum genome encodes the following:
- a CDS encoding cupin-like domain-containing protein: protein MKLKQVDKISGIQPEDFLKNYLKPGVPVVITDFISADSPAWKKWNYDYFKEIAGDIKIDVYGKEEESMDRAASAPVGQMTFAEYLDLISKEPTELRLFLFNLLKIRPELKQDVIYNDVTGGKVLQWLPFMFFGGEGSSTRNHFDIDMSHVFISQFQGLKRIWLFPNDQSDLMYKLPYNFHSIANPKYSNEEEFPGIKYLEGYEAVIHPGETLYMPAGWWHYIQYETEGYSISVRALANSISEKLKGARNLFITRHFDNTMRKIFKEHWFKYKINTAKRRANNAIKRNKR, encoded by the coding sequence GTGAAGTTAAAGCAAGTTGATAAAATTTCGGGCATTCAACCAGAAGACTTTTTAAAGAACTATCTGAAACCAGGAGTTCCGGTGGTGATAACAGATTTCATCAGTGCTGATAGTCCTGCATGGAAGAAATGGAATTATGACTATTTTAAGGAGATTGCCGGGGATATTAAGATCGATGTCTACGGCAAAGAAGAAGAGTCGATGGACCGCGCTGCCAGCGCACCAGTTGGACAAATGACATTTGCAGAATACTTGGATCTGATCAGTAAAGAGCCAACCGAATTGCGATTGTTTCTGTTCAATCTGCTCAAAATAAGGCCCGAACTTAAACAGGACGTGATTTACAATGACGTCACTGGTGGTAAAGTCTTGCAATGGTTGCCATTCATGTTTTTTGGCGGAGAAGGTTCAAGCACCAGAAATCACTTTGATATCGACATGTCGCACGTGTTTATATCGCAGTTTCAGGGGCTCAAACGGATTTGGCTTTTCCCCAACGATCAGTCGGATCTGATGTACAAACTGCCGTACAACTTTCATAGCATTGCCAATCCGAAATACAGCAACGAAGAGGAGTTTCCGGGCATTAAGTATCTGGAGGGCTATGAAGCCGTGATCCACCCCGGAGAAACCTTATATATGCCGGCCGGTTGGTGGCACTATATTCAGTATGAAACCGAAGGGTACTCCATTTCGGTAAGGGCCCTTGCCAATTCCATCAGTGAAAAGCTCAAGGGTGCCCGTAATCTCTTTATCACAAGGCATTTTGATAATACGATGCGGAAGATCTTCAAGGAACATTGGTTCAAGTATAAAATCAATACCGCCAAACGCCGCGCAAATAATGCGATCAAAAGAAATAAACGTTAA
- a CDS encoding DNA-3-methyladenine glycosylase I, which produces MHKELIRCQWSGSDKQYMDYHDNEWGRQVKDDKTLFEFLILESAQAGLSWITILRRRSAYKEAFSDFDVDKVAAYTAQDVDALLQDSGIIKHRNKIESTITNAQLFKKVQAEFGSFYDYLYTFLPEGQPLINHWESLSQVPATTAISDKIAKDMKKRGFRFFGSTICYAYMQAVGMVNDHIESCSFKF; this is translated from the coding sequence ATGCACAAAGAGCTAATACGCTGCCAGTGGTCAGGATCGGATAAGCAGTATATGGATTATCATGACAACGAATGGGGGCGACAGGTTAAAGACGATAAAACGTTATTTGAGTTTTTGATATTGGAATCGGCTCAGGCCGGATTAAGCTGGATTACAATTTTACGTCGGCGGTCAGCCTACAAAGAGGCTTTTTCGGACTTCGATGTCGATAAAGTGGCGGCCTATACCGCTCAGGATGTAGATGCACTCCTGCAAGACTCGGGTATCATCAAACATCGGAATAAAATTGAATCCACCATCACAAACGCGCAGTTGTTCAAAAAAGTGCAGGCCGAATTCGGCAGTTTTTACGACTATCTGTATACCTTTCTGCCGGAGGGACAGCCGCTAATCAACCATTGGGAAAGTTTATCACAGGTTCCTGCGACGACAGCGATATCCGATAAGATCGCAAAGGATATGAAAAAAAGGGGATTCCGGTTTTTCGGTTCCACGATCTGTTATGCCTATATGCAAGCCGTAGGCATGGTCAATGACCATATTGAAAGCTGTTCATTTAAATTTTAA
- the hpt gene encoding hypoxanthine phosphoribosyltransferase, protein MKKIEIDGLVFEPLFEEEQIQKRVRLMGIDISLRYEHKQPVFIGVLNGCFMFMADLLKQIEVPCEMSFIKLASYIGTGQSELNELLGLGIDLEGRDVIIVEDIVDSGHSLKHTLDAVKRLNPASVIACALLVKPEALQYHFEELTYVGFEISKEFVVGYGMDYNGLCRNLPDIYKNVPA, encoded by the coding sequence ATGAAAAAAATTGAAATTGACGGATTGGTTTTTGAACCACTATTTGAAGAAGAGCAGATTCAGAAACGGGTTCGTCTGATGGGGATAGATATTAGTTTGCGGTATGAGCATAAGCAGCCTGTTTTTATCGGCGTATTAAATGGATGCTTTATGTTTATGGCCGACCTGTTGAAACAGATCGAAGTGCCCTGTGAGATGTCTTTCATTAAACTGGCTTCTTATATAGGTACCGGCCAATCGGAGCTGAATGAACTTTTGGGTCTCGGTATCGATCTGGAAGGACGCGATGTCATTATCGTGGAGGATATTGTCGATTCTGGTCATTCACTGAAACATACGCTGGATGCTGTAAAACGTTTAAATCCGGCGAGTGTCATTGCCTGTGCCCTGCTAGTGAAACCCGAAGCACTGCAATATCATTTCGAAGAGCTGACCTATGTCGGATTTGAAATTAGCAAGGAGTTTGTCGTCGGGTACGGTATGGACTATAATGGCCTTTGTCGTAATCTTCCCGACATCTATAAAAATGTGCCCGCCTAA
- a CDS encoding DUF4271 domain-containing protein — MEVNVFKYHILFIFLLVFSVSGLHAQRGAQRKAAPDSLVLPDSTTLRADSVPSANQQVLASLNPAFQKQYQITTIKGGNLLVHNIYRTDVLQYFHGRPEKNLFERQYGTPKPHRENWILFTSLFLIFGVGLIRIFFPSDIKLVFQGYFDDRVLLSVSKEDTILTSWPFIFLFILFSGAIGLFVSLFYAYELNRFDLITFPNYIKTVGMVGGLFALKIGFIRFLSFVFEIGKLVKEYVTVLYLIYFNTLFLMLPVLLILSLVSLPTVGVVLHIAIGGAILLFMYRFLKTAAHIMSMYKFSISYLILYLCCLEIAPILILLRLLS; from the coding sequence ATGGAAGTTAACGTCTTTAAATATCATATTCTATTTATCTTTTTACTAGTATTCTCTGTCTCGGGTCTCCACGCACAGCGAGGGGCACAGCGTAAGGCTGCCCCAGACAGCTTGGTCTTACCGGATAGTACAACACTGCGGGCCGATTCCGTTCCCTCCGCAAATCAGCAAGTGTTGGCTTCCCTGAATCCCGCGTTTCAAAAGCAATATCAGATCACTACAATAAAAGGGGGCAATCTGCTTGTCCATAATATATATCGTACCGACGTCTTGCAATATTTTCACGGGAGGCCCGAGAAAAATCTTTTTGAAAGACAGTATGGTACGCCTAAGCCGCATCGGGAAAATTGGATTTTATTTACCAGTCTTTTCTTAATCTTTGGGGTAGGCCTGATCCGCATCTTCTTCCCTTCGGATATTAAGCTGGTTTTTCAAGGGTATTTTGATGATCGGGTGTTGCTTTCGGTGAGCAAAGAGGACACCATTCTGACCTCCTGGCCGTTTATATTTTTGTTTATCCTGTTTTCTGGGGCTATAGGGTTGTTTGTGAGTCTGTTTTATGCTTATGAATTAAACCGCTTTGATCTCATTACATTCCCCAACTATATCAAGACCGTCGGTATGGTCGGCGGGCTGTTTGCATTGAAAATCGGCTTTATCCGATTTTTATCTTTTGTTTTTGAAATCGGGAAGCTAGTGAAGGAGTATGTCACGGTGTTGTATCTGATTTACTTTAACACCCTTTTTTTAATGTTGCCGGTGTTGCTGATCCTGAGCCTCGTATCTTTACCGACGGTAGGCGTGGTACTCCATATCGCTATTGGTGGAGCAATATTGCTGTTTATGTACCGGTTTCTCAAAACGGCGGCTCATATTATGTCAATGTATAAATTTTCAATTTCCTATTTAATTTTGTACCTTTGTTGCCTAGAAATAGCACCAATATTAATACTGTTAAGATTATTGAGCTAA
- a CDS encoding uroporphyrinogen-III synthase: MQTSDVERAKKVKSVLVTLPKPENDKSPYYDLAKKYGLKLDFRGFIHVEGVPAKDVRRDKINLADYTAVIFTSRNAVDHFFRICEEMRFEVSADMKYFCISETIALYLQKYIQYRKRKIFFGKQTAKDLEEVLKKHKTENFLFPCSDVANEETSNWLQQNGYKFTPAVLFRTVVSDLSDLKDVFYDIIVFFSPSSVQSLYENFPDFKQNNTRIAAFGASTQQALLDHGLILDIPAPTPKAPSMTMAVEDYIKKVNK; encoded by the coding sequence ATGCAAACTTCAGACGTAGAAAGAGCAAAGAAGGTAAAAAGTGTACTGGTTACTTTACCAAAACCTGAAAACGATAAGTCCCCTTATTATGATTTAGCAAAGAAATACGGGTTAAAATTAGACTTTCGAGGTTTTATACACGTAGAAGGAGTTCCTGCCAAAGATGTGCGTAGGGATAAAATTAATTTAGCGGATTATACTGCGGTTATATTTACGAGCAGAAATGCGGTAGATCATTTTTTTAGGATATGCGAGGAGATGCGGTTTGAGGTATCGGCAGACATGAAGTATTTCTGTATTTCGGAGACAATCGCGCTCTATCTACAAAAGTATATTCAATATAGAAAACGAAAAATATTCTTTGGAAAGCAGACCGCCAAAGATTTGGAAGAGGTGCTAAAAAAACACAAAACTGAAAACTTCCTGTTCCCATGTTCGGACGTTGCGAATGAAGAGACAAGCAACTGGTTACAGCAAAATGGCTATAAATTTACACCAGCAGTTCTATTCAGAACAGTAGTCAGCGACCTTAGCGATCTAAAAGACGTATTTTACGATATTATCGTGTTTTTTAGCCCTTCCAGCGTTCAGTCATTGTATGAGAATTTTCCAGATTTTAAGCAGAATAATACACGTATTGCCGCTTTTGGTGCTTCGACGCAACAGGCTCTTTTGGATCATGGGTTGATTTTGGATATTCCAGCGCCCACGCCGAAAGCGCCAAGCATGACTATGGCCGTGGAAGACTATATCAAAAAAGTAAACAAATAA
- a CDS encoding biosynthetic peptidoglycan transglycosylase: MSNRFITSLKSRKWRWLYITFAVFLILVVVVGTYAYQKRDSMLMGAINKAKAKLLEKYDMDLKIQYYAFQGMNAVQFKNIQLLPRNRAPLAQIDDLTVSVKLWPLLFGDVKLGQVILDNGMVSLVKKDSISNYDFLFKKQKKDTVENDNPKQNLAALADRLLKNVFFKVPNDLDLKNFELSYRDDSTSQRIVVPSAVIDGGDLESKFLLNDHEAAWNLTGTIDSDNQECDLRLFSDKKEVNLPLLQRKFGLAVSFDEISFRLDKAHRRNKELLELHGQWGFKNLKLNHWRISSNDVIFPEATMQGSLNIGASSMEISKESTVQVKDFVFSPYVKYMHKPEKEIFLAIHTERIKAQDFFDAMPTGLFPGLNGIQVEGHIQYDLNFALQLKRPENLLFSSRMDDKDLRVIKWGEANIAMLNTPFTYTAYEDGKPMREIVVGPQNPNFTPLDQISRYMQISLINTEDPFFFRHKGFEEKAFKLSIVTNIKEKGFKRGASTISMQLVKNVFLNRNKTVVRKLEEILLVWLMERSQQVSKKRMYEVYLNVIEWGNNVYGITEAARYYFGKTPAQLGLGESIFLSSIVPRPKKGLNFFDWTGHLKGNMLRYFNTYGHIMTKTGQIGVDSTTSNYGFYEVLLQPHLRPPRPAVADSVETIDMGEDPLLFDDLGGGTPASSLESVSVPQNLKKMPLTKKGQEASAEEEKPKRSLFDRLLGRNKEEKEGKDNSEDNKDSKREQKREE, from the coding sequence ATGTCCAATCGGTTTATAACATCTCTGAAGTCCCGCAAGTGGCGGTGGCTTTATATAACTTTTGCTGTTTTCTTGATTTTGGTTGTCGTGGTTGGGACCTATGCCTATCAAAAGAGGGATAGCATGCTCATGGGCGCAATCAATAAAGCGAAGGCCAAGTTGCTGGAAAAGTATGATATGGACCTGAAAATCCAATATTACGCTTTTCAGGGTATGAACGCTGTACAGTTTAAAAATATACAGCTACTACCCAGAAATCGCGCACCTTTGGCGCAAATTGATGACCTGACGGTGTCGGTTAAGCTATGGCCTCTTCTTTTTGGGGATGTTAAGCTGGGGCAGGTGATCTTGGACAATGGTATGGTGTCATTGGTCAAGAAAGACTCGATAAGCAATTATGACTTTCTGTTCAAGAAGCAGAAAAAAGATACCGTGGAAAATGACAATCCAAAGCAGAATCTGGCGGCGCTGGCGGACCGGTTGCTCAAGAATGTGTTTTTTAAGGTGCCCAACGATTTAGATCTTAAAAATTTTGAGCTTTCTTACCGGGACGATAGCACCTCGCAGCGTATTGTCGTTCCATCGGCTGTGATCGATGGTGGCGATCTGGAATCGAAATTTCTCTTAAATGACCATGAGGCCGCATGGAATCTTACCGGAACAATAGATTCGGATAATCAAGAATGTGATTTACGCTTATTTTCGGACAAAAAAGAAGTAAATCTTCCCCTTTTGCAGCGGAAGTTTGGTCTTGCCGTGAGTTTTGATGAAATCTCCTTTCGCCTGGACAAGGCGCACCGGCGGAATAAAGAATTGCTGGAGCTGCATGGTCAATGGGGATTTAAGAACCTCAAGCTTAATCACTGGCGCATATCCAGTAACGATGTGATCTTTCCCGAAGCGACCATGCAGGGAAGCCTCAATATCGGTGCGTCCTCTATGGAAATCAGTAAGGAAAGCACTGTTCAGGTCAAAGACTTCGTGTTTTCGCCCTATGTCAAGTATATGCATAAGCCGGAGAAGGAGATTTTCCTGGCTATCCATACCGAAAGAATAAAAGCGCAGGATTTTTTCGACGCGATGCCAACGGGCTTATTTCCGGGCCTGAATGGTATTCAGGTTGAGGGACATATCCAATATGACCTGAATTTTGCCCTACAGCTGAAGCGGCCGGAGAACCTGCTTTTCTCTTCTAGGATGGACGATAAGGACCTCCGCGTGATCAAGTGGGGCGAGGCTAATATAGCAATGCTCAATACACCTTTTACGTATACCGCCTATGAAGACGGCAAACCTATGCGCGAAATCGTTGTAGGGCCTCAGAATCCCAACTTCACGCCGCTGGATCAGATATCCCGTTATATGCAGATCAGTTTGATCAACACCGAGGATCCGTTTTTCTTCCGTCATAAGGGGTTTGAGGAAAAAGCTTTCAAGCTATCGATAGTGACAAACATCAAAGAAAAAGGTTTTAAACGTGGAGCCAGTACAATCTCTATGCAATTGGTTAAGAACGTGTTTTTAAACCGCAATAAGACGGTGGTCCGGAAGCTGGAAGAGATCTTGTTGGTCTGGCTGATGGAACGCTCTCAGCAGGTCAGCAAAAAACGGATGTACGAAGTCTACTTGAATGTCATTGAATGGGGCAATAATGTATACGGTATTACCGAGGCAGCCCGTTATTATTTTGGAAAGACGCCAGCACAATTGGGGCTAGGGGAGAGCATCTTTTTATCTAGTATTGTTCCGCGCCCGAAAAAAGGGCTGAACTTTTTCGACTGGACAGGCCACCTGAAAGGAAATATGCTGCGCTATTTCAATACCTACGGTCATATTATGACCAAAACGGGGCAGATCGGTGTGGATTCAACTACGTCCAATTATGGCTTTTATGAGGTGCTGCTGCAGCCGCACTTGCGCCCGCCGAGACCTGCGGTCGCAGACTCCGTAGAAACGATCGACATGGGAGAGGATCCGCTGTTGTTTGACGATCTTGGCGGCGGTACGCCGGCGAGCAGCCTGGAAAGTGTATCCGTCCCTCAAAATCTGAAAAAGATGCCCCTGACAAAAAAGGGACAGGAGGCGTCAGCTGAAGAAGAAAAACCCAAACGGTCGTTGTTTGACCGCTTACTGGGGCGCAACAAAGAGGAGAAAGAGGGGAAGGACAACAGTGAAGATAACAAGGACTCCAAACGCGAGCAAAAACGGGAAGAGTAA
- a CDS encoding PD-(D/E)XK nuclease family protein — protein MQTAFLKLVAEDIKRRFGNDLSEIAIVFNNKRPITYLKKHLADVYGQAIWSPQFFTIQEFFKRSTEATEASPLGQFFLLFNIHNELLAAEGKEAETLEEFYPIAEIILSDFGQLDYDLVPIQQIYMELYDNTKIDIAFQHLTPEQQGFIRQFWQAFSIAGHSGVQERFLQLWKRLPVLYDRFKERLKSLNQTNYPTIYRELAEGRAAAQDFIASFQQVLFVGFNALNKAEAKLFKQWQEEGRALFYFDADAYYLEDNMQEAGLFIRRNIFQTGLVNALGDSPNIIGNRTSTVNLYASTGKISQTKLLYDILQSQHSEDKTAAILLADENLLVPLLQSLPDVNPNITTGYPLTQSPIYGILDLWMEVHLEISQFKRRKISYQIVETFINHPLTLVPLQDKLKIQKEIADKQLFEIPLEELTFKSCLPRFFVPIADAAQLIPSLVQIIEDLLHSISSRERIRQIDNNLLMETKKTLNQLLLGFETLAPLSISFQIGLIKKAISPINSAIEGDPLKGIQIMGLLESRCLNFDNVFILGANEGVLPKTSNSPTFIPNSLRSAYGLPVLENQDALSAYLFYRHFQYSEGIHIFYNGLVDESSTGEESRFIKQLEFESKFRFERKVQQQPIQFADKAAEIIVEKNGPVWEKMYEDFIVHQKRISATALTTYLQSPLQFFLKHIANIKEPPSISQEFEMNKLGTVIHNVMEKIFLPFKGQENFTSTAVLRRHFDQIEPFVLREIGLQYQTTVEGIEDLNSLQRIMLKIASEYVKMYLEHDISNYKAFRIIELENDTDYVLPFPITVDGKEAQVTLYGIIDRVDEVVTHDERIISRIVDYKTGGDSVTFKDIQQVFGPNTENKAMVQTLFYAYVFEQKTGRKALEPHLYVARKMREEGTLFHGKEGVLTAEFLAFQKDNFVQFLRNILNEIFDPAIPFKHHPDAVIYPSDPYTLFYRDASKSPEAEE, from the coding sequence ATGCAGACAGCCTTTTTAAAATTAGTAGCAGAAGATATCAAAAGACGTTTCGGCAACGATCTGAGCGAGATTGCCATCGTGTTTAATAACAAGCGGCCCATCACCTACCTCAAAAAACACCTAGCCGATGTATATGGGCAGGCGATCTGGTCCCCACAGTTTTTTACTATCCAGGAATTTTTCAAACGGTCGACAGAGGCAACCGAGGCCAGTCCATTGGGTCAATTTTTCCTGCTCTTCAACATCCACAATGAGCTCCTGGCGGCAGAAGGCAAAGAAGCAGAGACCCTGGAAGAATTTTACCCTATTGCAGAAATTATATTAAGCGATTTTGGGCAGCTGGATTATGACCTGGTTCCGATCCAGCAGATCTATATGGAGCTCTACGACAATACGAAAATTGATATTGCATTTCAACACTTGACGCCCGAACAACAGGGCTTTATACGGCAGTTCTGGCAGGCCTTCTCGATTGCAGGGCATAGCGGTGTGCAAGAGCGTTTCCTACAGCTCTGGAAACGGCTTCCTGTATTATACGACCGTTTCAAGGAAAGACTAAAATCACTAAATCAGACCAATTACCCCACCATATACCGGGAGCTGGCCGAAGGCAGAGCCGCAGCGCAGGACTTTATTGCCTCTTTTCAGCAGGTTCTATTCGTCGGCTTTAACGCCCTGAATAAAGCGGAGGCCAAACTCTTCAAGCAATGGCAGGAGGAAGGACGTGCACTATTTTACTTTGATGCGGATGCTTACTATCTGGAAGACAACATGCAGGAAGCCGGCTTGTTTATCCGCCGAAATATCTTCCAGACCGGATTGGTCAATGCGCTGGGTGACAGCCCGAATATCATTGGCAATAGAACTTCCACGGTAAATCTGTATGCAAGCACCGGCAAAATAAGCCAGACAAAGTTGCTGTATGATATTCTACAAAGCCAGCATTCGGAAGATAAAACAGCAGCCATCTTACTTGCAGACGAAAATCTGCTGGTCCCATTGCTGCAGAGCTTACCGGATGTCAATCCCAATATTACGACCGGATACCCGCTGACACAGTCCCCCATATACGGTATACTGGACCTGTGGATGGAGGTACACCTTGAGATCTCCCAATTCAAAAGGCGTAAGATCTCTTATCAAATTGTCGAGACCTTTATCAATCATCCCCTGACATTGGTTCCGCTACAGGATAAACTAAAGATACAAAAGGAAATTGCGGACAAACAGCTATTTGAAATCCCGCTGGAGGAATTGACATTCAAAAGCTGTCTGCCCCGATTTTTTGTCCCTATTGCCGATGCCGCTCAGCTGATCCCCTCGCTTGTCCAAATAATCGAGGATCTGCTGCACAGCATTTCCTCCCGGGAACGCATCCGCCAGATTGACAACAACCTCCTGATGGAGACCAAGAAAACACTGAACCAGCTGCTGCTGGGATTCGAGACACTTGCTCCTTTAAGCATCAGTTTTCAGATCGGCCTAATCAAAAAAGCCATTTCGCCGATAAATTCAGCCATCGAGGGTGACCCGCTCAAAGGAATACAGATTATGGGGCTGCTCGAAAGCCGCTGTTTAAACTTTGACAACGTCTTTATACTGGGAGCCAACGAAGGCGTTTTACCCAAGACATCCAATTCACCAACCTTTATCCCCAATAGCTTAAGGAGCGCCTACGGCCTGCCGGTACTAGAAAATCAGGACGCTTTGTCGGCCTACCTGTTTTACCGGCATTTCCAGTACAGTGAAGGGATACATATTTTTTATAACGGTCTTGTGGATGAGAGCTCAACAGGAGAAGAAAGCCGATTTATCAAACAGCTCGAGTTTGAAAGCAAGTTTCGTTTCGAACGGAAGGTGCAACAGCAGCCAATTCAATTTGCAGACAAAGCAGCAGAGATCATTGTCGAGAAAAACGGACCAGTATGGGAAAAGATGTACGAGGACTTTATTGTGCATCAAAAAAGAATATCAGCAACAGCCTTGACGACCTATCTACAGTCTCCGCTACAATTTTTCCTAAAACATATCGCCAATATAAAAGAGCCACCTTCCATCTCACAGGAGTTTGAAATGAACAAGCTTGGAACGGTCATCCACAATGTCATGGAAAAGATATTCCTACCCTTCAAAGGGCAGGAAAATTTCACATCCACAGCAGTTCTTCGCCGGCACTTCGACCAGATAGAACCTTTTGTCCTCCGCGAGATTGGCCTCCAATACCAGACAACTGTCGAAGGGATCGAAGATTTGAATAGCCTACAACGGATTATGCTCAAGATCGCCAGTGAGTATGTGAAAATGTATCTTGAGCACGACATCAGTAATTACAAAGCGTTCCGCATCATCGAACTGGAGAATGATACAGACTATGTACTGCCCTTTCCCATTACAGTCGACGGAAAGGAAGCACAGGTGACACTATACGGTATCATCGACCGTGTGGATGAAGTCGTCACGCATGACGAGCGTATCATTAGCCGGATTGTCGACTATAAGACCGGTGGCGACTCCGTCACGTTCAAAGACATACAACAGGTATTTGGGCCTAATACGGAAAATAAAGCGATGGTACAGACCTTGTTTTATGCCTATGTTTTTGAACAAAAAACAGGTCGGAAGGCACTTGAGCCACACTTGTATGTCGCAAGGAAGATGAGGGAAGAAGGTACCTTATTCCATGGAAAGGAAGGTGTTCTAACCGCTGAGTTTTTGGCATTCCAGAAGGATAATTTTGTCCAATTTCTGCGAAATATACTCAACGAAATTTTTGATCCGGCAATACCCTTTAAACATCATCCGGATGCGGTCATCTATCCAAGTGATCCCTATACGCTCTTCTATAGGGACGCGAGCAAAAGCCCCGAAGCCGAAGAATAG